TTAATATTTGCAGCCCATAACCCTTATGGCTGTTAACTAAGGATTGTTGGTCTGTTTTATTCTTAATGATGCATGTCCACCCCGTTTTTGTTTCATGGGCATCAATCCAAACTTGTTTGGTCCTTGCATGCTTAACAACGTTTATCAGTGCTTCTTTTATGCAAGCATATAACTCAACCTTATCTTTCGTTGAAAACAAAGATTCTCCAATCTTCCAAGTCATTTGAACTTTTAATTGATGTTCTTTTTCCATACTTTGGATATGATTTAATAACGTATCTGTCCAATTAAAGTTTGATTCTACAGGTGGCACACGTAAATTGTTAATGGCTTGTCTAGTATCCTCATGGATATGTTGAAGTGTTTTTTTCATTTTGATGAAATGAGGATTGTTATCCAGATTAGCTTGTTTGCCTAGTTTATTTATTTTGATGGATAAGAGAAATAGGGATTGTGCCATACCATCATGAAGTTCTCTTGAAATCTTAGCCCGCTCTTGCAATGCACTTTTTTGAGATCGTTCTTCGTTTAATTCTGCTTGTATTTTTTCCAGCATATTAAAAAGTTTCAATAAGAAAATTATGGTGACCCCAAAAACAATTAAAGGAGATAAA
This genomic stretch from Fictibacillus marinisediminis harbors:
- a CDS encoding sensor histidine kinase, with protein sequence MKYMLSGEKMTYKQIKWLILMLPTLSIGIWEYLRHTLLMPYISMETGNFLSPLIVFGVTIIFLLKLFNMLEKIQAELNEERSQKSALQERAKISRELHDGMAQSLFLLSIKINKLGKQANLDNNPHFIKMKKTLQHIHEDTRQAINNLRVPPVESNFNWTDTLLNHIQSMEKEHQLKVQMTWKIGESLFSTKDKVELYACIKEALINVVKHARTKQVWIDAHETKTGWTCIIKNKTDQQSLVNSHKGYGLQILKDRAKAMGSHLRINIQDGEMRIIFLKEI